The Candidatus Bathyarchaeota archaeon genome includes a region encoding these proteins:
- a CDS encoding 50S ribosomal protein L37e, whose product MSKGTSSFGKRAGKTLHIHCRRCGRRAYHVRKKRCAACGYGESAKIRRYSWQTKTLSRERLH is encoded by the coding sequence GCAAGGGCACGTCATCTTTTGGGAAGCGTGCTGGAAAAACTCTTCACATTCATTGTAGACGATGTGGTCGAAGAGCGTATCATGTGAGGAAGAAGCGGTGTGCCGCTTGTGGTTATGGGGAGTCTGCTAAGATTAGACGGTATTCGTGGCAGACTAAAACCCTGAGTCGAGAAAGGCTTCATTGA